A stretch of the Oligoflexus sp. genome encodes the following:
- a CDS encoding Bd3614 family nucleic acid deaminase — protein MSDFPSLLASPKTFHWTLPPRVSFDYFAFQEQGAGALLLIGMHLTDSMPWLCARHPLWFSSAPGFIDQESKRILGKRFRSHPDESPRPMEVIDPIARVLTTLDDAGHAFDKVPRHPELPKIPGKLQPRKLTAAAKVVIAGEQHRFHSRNFSELGQCLHAELTLIFGLGRYLSERPQPPDRLQSFELETTLKPCKMCAAFLHALRRKCAAFQVKYHEDDPGRLAADTLLDRFGYEGPGLEDKAIMAL, from the coding sequence ATGAGCGATTTTCCGAGCCTCCTCGCATCCCCCAAGACTTTTCACTGGACTCTGCCGCCCCGCGTCAGCTTTGATTATTTTGCCTTTCAGGAGCAGGGGGCTGGTGCTCTTTTGCTGATCGGCATGCATCTGACCGACAGCATGCCCTGGCTCTGCGCGCGCCATCCTCTGTGGTTTTCGTCCGCACCGGGTTTTATAGATCAGGAATCCAAGCGTATTTTAGGCAAACGTTTTCGCTCGCATCCTGATGAAAGTCCCAGGCCCATGGAAGTCATCGACCCGATTGCGCGCGTCCTCACGACGCTTGATGACGCCGGGCATGCTTTTGACAAGGTTCCCCGGCATCCGGAATTGCCTAAAATACCGGGCAAACTGCAGCCCCGCAAGCTCACGGCCGCGGCCAAGGTCGTCATTGCAGGCGAACAACATAGGTTTCATTCCCGCAATTTTTCCGAGCTGGGTCAATGCCTGCATGCGGAGCTGACCCTGATATTCGGCCTCGGCCGTTATCTGAGTGAGCGGCCGCAGCCCCCGGATCGCCTGCAAAGTTTTGAACTCGAAACGACGCTTAAGCCCTGTAAAATGTGTGCTGCATTCTTGCATGCGCTCAGGCGGAAGTGCGCTGCGTTTCAGGTGAAGTACCACGAGGACGACCCCGGCCGTCTGGCGGCCGATACCCTTCTGGATCGCTTTGGCTATGAAGGACCCGGCCTGGAAGATAAAGCCATAATGGCTTTATGA
- a CDS encoding TIGR04222 domain-containing membrane protein, with amino-acid sequence MTLNPYELNGTHFLLFYAVTLALVSALVWPRRPPASGQPRVSPERLRLEHWAILAGGLPRAAQAVFARALQDGIILWNENELRYEPKSPESTDPLSGLFASRPRPAFALKQLENSLTSYESDLQKWGLLQTRDAASFQPTVISLGYGFVLLLGLVRIFQGLINHRPIGFLVLLMIPAGILWYKAIQRCQRKTREGLQLLQDYAVKYDHIRRAPPESEQPLAVALGGIAALNGSAYGHVIWALEPEKKRLESSDGGWIASDSSGSAGSGDAGDGGGSGCGGSGCGGCGGD; translated from the coding sequence ATGACTTTGAATCCGTATGAACTCAATGGAACCCACTTTCTCCTCTTCTATGCCGTGACTCTCGCCCTTGTTTCCGCTCTGGTTTGGCCCCGCCGTCCACCCGCCTCGGGCCAGCCAAGGGTCAGCCCCGAAAGGCTGCGACTGGAGCATTGGGCGATCCTTGCCGGAGGGCTGCCGCGTGCCGCCCAGGCTGTCTTTGCCCGCGCGCTTCAGGATGGAATCATTCTTTGGAATGAGAACGAGCTGCGCTATGAACCCAAAAGCCCGGAGTCCACTGACCCTCTCTCGGGTCTTTTCGCGAGCCGGCCTCGTCCTGCTTTCGCTTTGAAGCAGCTTGAAAATTCCCTGACTTCGTATGAAAGCGATCTGCAAAAATGGGGTCTCTTGCAAACGCGTGACGCCGCATCTTTTCAACCGACCGTCATCAGCCTGGGCTATGGATTTGTCCTGCTGCTGGGCCTTGTCCGTATTTTTCAGGGTCTGATCAACCATCGACCCATAGGTTTTCTCGTCCTGCTTATGATTCCTGCCGGCATTCTTTGGTACAAGGCCATCCAACGCTGTCAGCGAAAAACCAGGGAAGGCCTTCAGCTGCTCCAGGATTATGCGGTGAAATATGATCACATTCGCCGTGCGCCGCCGGAAAGCGAACAGCCGCTTGCCGTGGCCCTTGGGGGGATCGCGGCGCTGAATGGCAGCGCCTATGGTCATGTGATCTGGGCTTTGGAACCGGAAAAAAAGCGGCTGGAATCGAGCGACGGTGGTTGGATCGCCAGCGATAGCTCCGGCTCTGCAGGATCAGGAGACGCGGGCGACGGTGGTGGTTCCGGCTGCGGCGGCTCGGGCTGCGGGGGCTGCGGGGGCGATTGA
- a CDS encoding metallophosphoesterase, which produces MQNALTHIAIYGDAGRGNSEQFALGRIMARRHALNPFRFALSTGDNQYDPTTPELMQRIFEEPFAELIQAGVPFFQTPGNHDMDEDRISEQLQYSQRVNALARGQGGWVLPAANYVIRDRFVKIIVLNVTAAGSEFPQPAEALQFLEAELAEETSDWKVVCFHYHLWSTGLRGDHEEMKAVFLPLLERYPVDFIFAGHEHHAEIFAPWKGMQFAIVGHGSEIREHVMPSDQECLFRTNDIGFVELSLDASEAKLVFVDRHGQEIWKNKTSKAQAIPLASIAPAAPAARAAAAGTTTVARVS; this is translated from the coding sequence ATGCAGAATGCCCTGACTCATATTGCCATTTATGGAGATGCCGGCCGTGGCAATTCCGAACAGTTTGCCCTGGGTCGCATCATGGCGCGACGGCATGCTTTGAATCCCTTTCGCTTTGCGCTATCGACCGGCGACAATCAATACGACCCAACGACCCCGGAGCTGATGCAGCGTATTTTTGAAGAGCCTTTTGCGGAATTGATTCAGGCCGGTGTGCCGTTCTTTCAAACGCCCGGCAATCACGATATGGACGAGGATCGCATCAGCGAACAGCTTCAGTATAGTCAGCGGGTGAATGCGCTGGCTCGCGGTCAAGGCGGTTGGGTGCTGCCTGCCGCAAACTATGTCATCCGCGACAGGTTTGTGAAAATTATTGTGCTGAATGTCACCGCGGCTGGCAGTGAATTTCCCCAACCTGCGGAGGCGCTCCAGTTTTTGGAAGCGGAGCTGGCGGAAGAGACCAGCGATTGGAAAGTTGTATGCTTTCACTATCACCTTTGGTCGACAGGTCTCAGGGGTGATCATGAGGAGATGAAGGCCGTGTTTCTTCCTTTATTGGAACGCTATCCGGTGGACTTCATCTTTGCCGGGCATGAGCATCACGCTGAAATTTTCGCGCCGTGGAAGGGCATGCAGTTTGCGATCGTCGGCCATGGATCGGAAATTCGCGAGCATGTGATGCCCAGCGATCAGGAGTGCCTCTTCCGCACCAACGACATTGGTTTTGTGGAGCTCAGTCTGGATGCATCCGAAGCGAAGCTGGTCTTCGTCGATCGGCACGGGCAGGAAATCTGGAAGAACAAGACGAGCAAGGCGCAAGCGATTCCACTGGCCTCAATCGCCCCCGCAGCCCCCGCAGCCCGAGCCGCCGCAGCCGGAACCACCACCGTCGCCCGCGTCTCCTGA
- a CDS encoding glutathione S-transferase N-terminal domain-containing protein, protein MTGTSSKWPIQHPDRIQLYGLPTPNGQKVSIALEELEIPYEAHRVDISKGDQFLPEYIRLSPNSKIPAIVDPKGPDGRPLTLMESGAILLYLSEKAGRLMPTRAHERFEALQWLFFQVGHIGPMFGQFGHFFVYAKEQCDHPYPVERYRKETRRLLKVLDDRLAEVPYIAGSDFTIVDIAHYPWVDCLDAFYKAADALQLAEFTRVKDWLNRCKSRPAYARGAQVCEA, encoded by the coding sequence ATGACAGGAACCAGCAGCAAATGGCCGATTCAGCATCCCGACCGCATTCAGCTCTATGGACTGCCGACGCCGAATGGGCAGAAGGTCAGTATCGCTTTGGAAGAGCTGGAAATTCCCTATGAAGCGCATCGGGTTGATATCAGCAAGGGCGATCAGTTTTTACCTGAATATATCCGCCTCAGCCCCAACTCCAAGATTCCGGCGATCGTCGATCCCAAGGGGCCCGATGGCCGCCCGCTGACTCTCATGGAATCGGGTGCCATCCTTCTTTATCTTTCTGAGAAGGCCGGACGCCTGATGCCGACCCGGGCCCATGAGCGATTTGAAGCCCTGCAGTGGCTCTTCTTCCAGGTCGGACATATCGGTCCGATGTTTGGGCAGTTCGGGCACTTTTTTGTGTATGCGAAGGAGCAGTGCGATCATCCCTATCCGGTGGAACGCTATAGAAAGGAAACGCGGCGTCTTTTGAAGGTGCTCGACGATCGCCTCGCCGAGGTTCCCTACATCGCCGGTTCGGACTTCACCATCGTGGATATTGCTCACTACCCCTGGGTGGATTGTCTGGATGCTTTTTACAAAGCGGCCGACGCCCTTCAGCTCGCGGAGTTTACGCGGGTGAAAGACTGGCTCAATCGCTGCAAAAGTCGCCCCGCCTATGCCCGCGGAGCGCAGGTCTGCGAGGCTTAA
- a CDS encoding 7TM diverse intracellular signaling domain-containing protein, translating into MVKSLFILILLGFWRTALASPGPIFEIQDTMDGPALGPFVEYLVDAQRQYDASSISAAPDAAWRRLAQPFRNFGHLHAPLWLRFQVLNPSDHARTVYFENNYALTDRITLIAAESAGGWMQTLGDKVPRADRNLRYRHPVFSSNLPPGVHLFHIKMETTELVSVAFKVWDPTSFNSMMNLESLLIGLLFGITVALLCYNLILFLSTRIALLAPYCFYVFFFILTEFCLIGISQLVITDPALSRWLANAGFRLFLTLGILAALTFMRMFLNLRAHGPRLDKVTKGLKIALAFLLVYHLAGGAEANLLISAALALCSLHFIVCTVLVVRDGYKPARILLLAWMLIISGSGVASLADLGLLDLDMGRTLTLHFAAGCVEMILLSLAIGEWWREERQRRRQEATQAEAVRVAIQARQDHAFDQLKKIIYPHQLEQIMDGEQLEKTMPVGKGTAAVIAFDIVSSSQADHDTMQEFLRQLFAQCHASMMKGYQPHTLEAPAYRIKETGDGFLCSVGYPFHTAGGQSVSEVAVGLAQEFVRIFHKVLAGFPDLRRLTCCCGIALDRVESFFPKEGVQVYDLYGRAIVLATRYEALRKEIRVFTTEASTIILQERVHQSLSEPMRSRFELMNLQALGVKVRDDSEATTCFVQIIPTPDEAAA; encoded by the coding sequence ATGGTGAAGTCTCTCTTTATTCTTATCCTCCTTGGGTTCTGGCGAACAGCTCTCGCCAGTCCCGGGCCTATTTTTGAAATCCAGGACACCATGGACGGGCCGGCCTTGGGCCCGTTTGTGGAGTACCTGGTGGATGCCCAAAGGCAGTATGATGCGTCCAGCATAAGCGCAGCGCCCGATGCTGCCTGGCGGAGGCTCGCTCAACCCTTTCGTAATTTCGGGCACCTTCATGCCCCGCTCTGGCTCCGCTTCCAGGTGCTGAATCCGAGTGATCACGCCCGGACCGTTTACTTTGAAAATAATTATGCCCTGACTGATCGCATCACCCTCATCGCCGCGGAAAGCGCAGGCGGATGGATGCAGACTCTGGGGGATAAGGTCCCCCGTGCCGACCGCAACCTCCGCTATCGCCATCCTGTCTTCAGCAGCAACCTTCCGCCTGGCGTGCATCTCTTCCATATAAAAATGGAGACCACCGAACTCGTCAGCGTGGCTTTCAAGGTCTGGGACCCCACCTCGTTCAATAGCATGATGAACCTCGAATCCCTTTTGATCGGACTTTTGTTTGGCATCACGGTGGCCTTGCTTTGCTATAACCTGATCCTCTTTTTGTCGACCCGCATTGCTCTTCTCGCGCCCTATTGCTTCTATGTCTTCTTCTTTATCCTGACAGAATTTTGTCTGATCGGTATCTCGCAGCTGGTGATTACCGATCCAGCGCTCAGCCGTTGGCTGGCGAACGCGGGATTCCGCCTTTTTCTGACGCTTGGTATCCTGGCGGCGCTGACGTTCATGCGAATGTTTCTCAATCTCAGGGCTCACGGACCACGTCTTGATAAAGTCACGAAGGGTCTCAAGATCGCGCTTGCCTTCCTCCTCGTCTATCACCTTGCAGGGGGAGCGGAAGCCAATCTGCTTATATCGGCGGCTCTTGCGCTCTGCTCCCTTCATTTTATCGTCTGCACTGTTCTGGTCGTGCGCGACGGCTATAAGCCGGCACGCATCCTGCTTCTGGCCTGGATGCTGATCATCAGCGGTTCGGGTGTCGCGAGTCTTGCCGATCTTGGTTTGCTCGATCTTGATATGGGCCGAACCCTGACGCTGCATTTTGCGGCCGGCTGTGTGGAAATGATACTGCTCTCACTGGCCATCGGCGAATGGTGGCGCGAGGAGAGGCAGCGGCGCCGTCAGGAAGCGACCCAGGCGGAAGCGGTTCGGGTGGCGATTCAGGCTCGGCAGGATCATGCCTTCGATCAGCTGAAAAAAATCATCTATCCCCATCAGCTGGAGCAGATCATGGATGGGGAGCAGCTGGAAAAGACCATGCCCGTAGGCAAGGGCACGGCCGCGGTCATTGCCTTTGATATCGTGTCGAGCTCCCAGGCTGATCACGACACGATGCAGGAATTTTTACGTCAGCTCTTCGCCCAATGCCACGCGAGCATGATGAAGGGCTATCAGCCGCATACTCTGGAGGCGCCTGCGTACCGTATCAAGGAAACCGGCGACGGCTTTCTCTGTTCAGTCGGCTATCCCTTCCATACAGCGGGCGGTCAATCCGTTTCCGAGGTCGCGGTGGGCCTGGCTCAGGAATTCGTGCGGATTTTCCATAAGGTCCTGGCGGGCTTTCCCGACCTGCGACGCTTAACATGCTGCTGCGGTATTGCTTTGGATCGCGTGGAAAGTTTCTTTCCCAAGGAAGGTGTTCAGGTCTATGACCTTTATGGTCGAGCCATCGTCCTGGCCACCCGCTATGAAGCCCTGCGGAAGGAAATCAGGGTCTTCACCACCGAGGCCAGCACCATCATCCTCCAGGAACGCGTTCATCAGAGCCTTTCGGAGCCCATGCGTTCCCGCTTTGAACTGATGAATCTGCAGGCGCTCGGGGTCAAGGTGCGGGACGATAGCGAGGCCACGACCTGCTTCGTTCAAATCATCCCGACACCGGATGAAGCCGCGGCCTAG
- a CDS encoding DUF6748 domain-containing protein, giving the protein MLRNLGFSIAIFLFSTLSALGAHPISKDLYGTLERDIRKCPSPLCGGYWFTPVNGTGQTLYVSGLSFPNGGEDAPFPDDQDLPRLLVQGQLTPPEPQFHTSKLQITALYQTKVSPPASPALAFSISRPRVPPHNCLVAPCPNILAQRLNQDVIREFDRFEFVGFEASLTTAMLQKMALSPDVIEAGTFVKGTVKYPGGYETIYRVVALYEAISLD; this is encoded by the coding sequence ATGCTTCGCAATCTTGGATTTTCCATCGCAATTTTTCTTTTCAGTACACTGAGCGCCTTGGGGGCCCATCCCATCAGCAAGGATCTTTATGGAACATTGGAGCGGGATATTCGAAAATGCCCGAGCCCCCTCTGCGGCGGCTATTGGTTCACGCCTGTGAATGGAACCGGGCAGACTCTTTATGTCAGCGGCCTCAGTTTTCCGAATGGGGGGGAAGACGCGCCTTTTCCCGATGATCAGGATCTGCCGCGGCTTCTCGTGCAGGGTCAGCTGACACCTCCTGAGCCCCAGTTTCATACATCGAAGCTTCAGATCACGGCTCTTTATCAGACGAAAGTTTCACCCCCTGCGTCCCCCGCTCTGGCGTTTTCGATCAGCAGGCCTCGCGTGCCCCCGCATAACTGTTTGGTCGCGCCCTGTCCCAATATTCTGGCCCAGAGATTGAATCAGGACGTGATTCGGGAATTTGATCGCTTTGAATTTGTTGGTTTTGAAGCCTCGCTGACGACAGCCATGCTCCAGAAGATGGCCTTATCACCTGACGTTATTGAAGCGGGAACTTTTGTGAAGGGCACGGTGAAGTATCCGGGTGGCTATGAAACCATCTATCGCGTCGTCGCTCTCTATGAAGCGATCAGCCTTGACTAG
- a CDS encoding DUF2721 domain-containing protein — MSLNVSTPALLFPAISLLMLAYTNRFLAIASLIRSLHGVWKSTQEDHLLLQIQNLRRRVRLIRDMQALGVTAISSCVGSMLMLFLEWENWGAGLFFLSLCLMLASLVLSMLEIFLSVGALNVVLQDLQSNVRKGRLNPRPENP, encoded by the coding sequence ATGAGTCTCAATGTTTCTACTCCGGCCCTGCTCTTCCCCGCCATCTCGCTTCTGATGCTGGCGTATACCAATCGTTTCCTGGCTATTGCGAGCCTGATTCGTTCGCTGCACGGTGTCTGGAAATCCACCCAGGAAGACCATCTTCTGCTTCAGATTCAGAATCTGCGTCGCCGGGTGCGATTGATTCGGGATATGCAGGCCCTGGGCGTGACAGCGATCAGCTCCTGCGTCGGATCCATGCTGATGCTGTTTTTGGAGTGGGAAAACTGGGGTGCCGGGCTGTTTTTTCTGAGCCTCTGTCTGATGCTGGCGTCCCTGGTTCTTTCCATGCTGGAGATTTTTCTTTCGGTCGGCGCTTTGAATGTGGTTCTGCAGGATCTGCAGTCGAATGTCAGGAAGGGGCGTTTGAATCCGCGTCCGGAGAATCCGTAG
- a CDS encoding DUF1588 domain-containing protein has protein sequence MASKFKLGFFACWLTACVGEEVSVRHMQGKTANAPATPAAAEASAEPTSFQPTQFDLRPLSKMEIQNSLQDVLLLPAPPELDGFVEQSSKSQIFRNSYGILNDSSSLAGLSRDISALMDGMDWSLVSKTLLQCDALVSPDCRARLVLRIAAHAWRRPLEPKESQLLDTQARAISKLDATVEMPAFSQLMSQIFFDPRFLFRSEIGEDEKSLASPYTLASWEKLSSIAYNLKHRPPTFEQIQALADFENDPARFPQLIDEIIQSPALADSLATMISQWLMYYGLESMDIQGDPSWSRQKAKDQMDAAHQFVKDTLLREGTLRALFSKPNPDNDGYGIFSSKAFLTSTSKNGQGSMILRGVRIIRNALCQGMGVPPGTLEAAAPKELSPLDPNYDIKLTLMHGARPECAACHRLIDPAGLALHTFDGFGANTNSLVDFNALSIPSQVKVGLGGEWDIISTVSAKDFAESMVQSTTFARCFSRNALRYVLGRDLNAGELVTADQLADKHLGKDARSKESLTNYFRDIMTTESLYMRTR, from the coding sequence ATGGCATCAAAGTTCAAACTTGGCTTTTTCGCATGCTGGCTGACAGCCTGCGTCGGTGAGGAAGTCTCGGTCCGCCATATGCAGGGAAAAACCGCGAACGCTCCGGCGACTCCGGCTGCAGCCGAGGCGTCAGCTGAACCCACAAGTTTTCAGCCCACCCAGTTCGATCTGCGGCCGCTGTCGAAAATGGAAATCCAGAATTCCCTGCAGGATGTGCTTTTGCTTCCCGCACCGCCTGAGCTTGATGGTTTCGTGGAGCAGTCCAGCAAATCCCAGATCTTTCGCAATTCCTATGGAATTTTGAATGATTCATCGAGCCTCGCAGGACTGAGCCGTGACATCAGCGCTCTGATGGATGGCATGGACTGGTCCCTCGTTTCAAAAACTCTTCTGCAGTGTGATGCCCTCGTGTCTCCCGACTGCCGCGCGCGTCTTGTGCTGCGTATCGCCGCTCATGCCTGGCGCCGGCCTTTGGAGCCCAAGGAGAGTCAGCTGCTCGACACCCAGGCGCGGGCGATTTCGAAACTCGATGCCACAGTTGAGATGCCGGCCTTTTCCCAGCTCATGAGCCAGATCTTTTTTGATCCTCGTTTTCTTTTCCGCAGTGAAATCGGCGAGGATGAAAAATCCCTCGCATCACCTTATACTCTGGCATCCTGGGAAAAACTTTCGTCGATTGCCTATAATTTGAAGCACCGTCCGCCGACCTTTGAGCAGATCCAAGCCCTGGCGGATTTTGAAAATGATCCGGCGCGTTTCCCGCAACTGATCGACGAGATCATTCAATCCCCGGCCCTTGCCGATTCCCTTGCGACCATGATCAGCCAGTGGCTTATGTATTATGGGCTGGAAAGCATGGATATCCAAGGCGATCCCAGCTGGTCACGGCAGAAAGCCAAGGATCAGATGGATGCCGCGCATCAGTTCGTCAAAGATACTCTGCTACGCGAGGGAACCCTGCGGGCTCTTTTCTCAAAACCCAATCCTGACAATGATGGCTATGGAATTTTCTCCAGCAAGGCCTTCCTCACGTCCACGAGCAAAAACGGTCAGGGCTCGATGATCCTGCGGGGCGTCCGCATCATCCGCAATGCCCTTTGCCAGGGCATGGGCGTTCCGCCGGGAACCTTGGAAGCCGCCGCCCCCAAGGAGCTTTCGCCTTTGGATCCCAACTACGATATCAAACTCACTCTGATGCATGGGGCCCGACCCGAATGCGCCGCCTGCCATCGACTCATTGATCCAGCCGGCCTTGCCCTTCATACCTTTGATGGCTTTGGCGCCAACACCAATTCCCTGGTCGACTTCAATGCGCTCAGCATTCCTTCCCAGGTTAAAGTCGGGCTGGGTGGCGAATGGGATATCATTTCCACGGTTTCAGCCAAGGACTTTGCGGAAAGCATGGTCCAGTCGACCACGTTCGCCCGCTGTTTTTCGCGCAATGCTCTGCGTTATGTCCTGGGTCGCGATTTGAACGCTGGGGAACTCGTGACCGCCGATCAGCTGGCGGATAAGCATCTGGGAAAAGACGCGCGTAGCAAGGAAAGCCTCACGAATTACTTCCGGGATATCATGACCACCGAATCGCTTTATATGCGCACCCGTTGA
- a CDS encoding DUF1552 domain-containing protein, which produces MKHRDFRLSRRSILKSIGGLAISMPLARSLAMAQSETATGPIKRVVFICGESGGSSLWWRPRGGETDFSMEFDGAVLKPLAPLRSKLLILNGVGNYAAAFGVENHEARSTTFTAWANSKPGEPNFARGPSVDRAIIRELQETRPLYAMIGGDGGPGSEYYYAGPGYPISAVGTPGRIFDALFGDYAPPTQDTSLLALQEYRRSLVQQQIADAKLLRQRLGADAQMRLDQYLMTLEGQLDALAVKPIVTLPIPVPTRPLGLPDYKKHIAIEGPYDHYTKDLDLIADGLILGLTQVACLKIHHGNVEDGFVGKPVDTYDNRGGRIGSMTIMDYHQHVAHAQLVGDQYAGLAPQLMVRDCQTVVAKAVARFLLRLDATREADGSTVLDNTLVVWTTQLADQASHFSGRLPYVLAGGLGEKMGTFKMGRFVDYAPGGIQEITQLRAENCPVAHHRLLNSIQKTFGVQQDVFGENLNQERCMGYLPRATG; this is translated from the coding sequence ATGAAACACCGTGATTTTCGCCTCTCGCGCCGCTCCATCTTGAAAAGCATCGGAGGACTTGCGATTTCCATGCCTCTGGCGCGAAGCCTCGCCATGGCTCAGAGCGAAACCGCCACAGGTCCGATCAAACGCGTGGTCTTCATCTGCGGTGAATCGGGAGGCTCCAGTCTCTGGTGGCGTCCACGCGGTGGGGAAACCGACTTCAGCATGGAATTCGATGGGGCTGTTCTGAAACCTTTGGCTCCTCTTCGCTCGAAACTTTTAATCCTGAATGGTGTCGGCAACTATGCGGCCGCCTTCGGTGTCGAAAATCACGAGGCGCGATCCACGACATTCACCGCCTGGGCCAATTCCAAACCGGGTGAACCCAACTTTGCCCGCGGTCCTTCGGTGGATCGGGCGATCATACGCGAGCTGCAGGAAACAAGGCCGCTTTACGCGATGATCGGTGGCGACGGTGGTCCGGGAAGTGAATACTATTATGCGGGACCGGGTTATCCCATCAGTGCAGTGGGAACGCCGGGCCGTATCTTCGATGCGCTGTTCGGTGATTACGCGCCGCCGACGCAGGATACCTCGCTCCTGGCTCTGCAGGAATACCGAAGGTCCCTCGTTCAGCAGCAGATCGCCGATGCCAAACTCCTGCGGCAAAGGCTGGGGGCTGATGCCCAGATGCGACTCGATCAGTATCTGATGACCCTGGAAGGGCAGCTCGATGCTTTGGCTGTGAAACCGATCGTGACGCTGCCGATTCCTGTTCCCACCCGCCCGCTGGGTCTGCCTGACTATAAAAAGCATATCGCGATCGAAGGGCCTTACGATCATTATACGAAGGACCTGGATCTGATCGCGGATGGACTCATCCTGGGTCTGACGCAGGTCGCCTGTCTTAAAATCCATCATGGTAATGTCGAGGATGGTTTTGTCGGCAAGCCGGTCGATACCTACGATAATCGCGGCGGCCGCATCGGTTCGATGACCATCATGGATTATCATCAGCATGTGGCCCATGCGCAGCTGGTCGGGGATCAGTACGCGGGACTTGCCCCGCAGCTTATGGTGCGCGATTGTCAGACCGTGGTGGCCAAGGCTGTCGCCCGTTTTCTTTTGCGCCTGGATGCCACGCGGGAAGCGGATGGTTCCACTGTTCTGGATAACACCCTCGTGGTTTGGACAACGCAGCTCGCGGACCAGGCCTCGCACTTCAGTGGTCGGCTTCCTTATGTTTTGGCCGGCGGTCTTGGGGAAAAGATGGGAACCTTCAAGATGGGCCGCTTCGTGGATTACGCGCCCGGTGGGATTCAGGAGATCACGCAGCTTCGTGCGGAGAACTGTCCGGTGGCCCATCATCGCCTGCTCAACAGCATTCAGAAAACCTTCGGGGTGCAGCAGGACGTCTTCGGCGAAAACTTGAACCAGGAACGCTGCATGGGTTATCTGCCCCGGGCGACGGGCTGA
- a CDS encoding aspartate kinase, which translates to MSRIVSKFGGTSLADANQFKKVRAIVESDKRRTIVVPSAPGKRVPSDAKLTDLLYLCQQSASIGSDFTPVFARVSERFLEIERELGVKANMTMHLEQLRDAITGGVSKDYVASRGEYLNGLLMAAYLGAEFVDPQDCILLTANGGVHPDTYRMLGERLSQKEKRYVVPGFYGRDAQGQVKTFSRGGSDISGAIVARAADAELYENWTDVSGLLMADPRIVHNAKPMEEATYAEIRELSYMGATVLHDEAISPVREVGIPIAIKNTNAPDHPGTRIVNKLSPEVDKSTEIAGIAGKKNFVMINIEKNLMNKEVGFAFRLFGVLDRHGVSFEHCPSAIDSMSVIVEASQLEGKTEQVLDEIRNTLRPDRLDLEPQIALIAVVGEGMAKTIGIAAKVFVALRDAGVNVRLINQGASELNIIVGVMPDDYEKALRALYDVFVPN; encoded by the coding sequence ATGTCGCGCATAGTAAGCAAGTTTGGCGGTACAAGTCTGGCAGATGCCAATCAATTCAAAAAAGTCCGCGCGATCGTTGAGTCTGACAAACGCCGCACGATCGTGGTGCCGTCCGCCCCCGGTAAACGGGTGCCAAGCGATGCCAAGCTTACGGATCTTCTGTATCTTTGCCAGCAGAGTGCTTCCATCGGCAGTGATTTCACGCCCGTGTTCGCCCGTGTGAGCGAACGCTTTTTGGAAATCGAGCGTGAACTCGGCGTGAAAGCGAATATGACGATGCACCTGGAGCAGCTGCGCGATGCTATCACGGGCGGGGTGAGCAAGGATTACGTCGCCTCCCGCGGTGAATATCTGAACGGTCTTCTGATGGCGGCATACCTGGGCGCGGAATTCGTTGATCCCCAGGACTGCATACTGCTGACGGCCAACGGCGGCGTACATCCGGATACCTACCGCATGCTGGGCGAGCGTCTTTCTCAGAAGGAAAAGCGTTACGTGGTTCCTGGTTTCTACGGCCGCGATGCGCAGGGTCAGGTCAAGACCTTCTCGCGCGGCGGCTCGGATATTTCCGGGGCTATCGTGGCCCGCGCGGCGGACGCGGAGCTTTATGAGAACTGGACCGATGTGTCCGGACTTTTGATGGCGGATCCTCGGATCGTGCATAATGCCAAGCCGATGGAAGAGGCCACCTATGCTGAAATTCGCGAGCTTTCCTATATGGGCGCGACCGTGCTGCATGACGAAGCCATCTCTCCCGTCCGCGAAGTGGGCATTCCCATTGCGATCAAAAACACCAACGCGCCTGATCATCCCGGCACGCGCATCGTCAACAAGCTGAGTCCCGAAGTGGATAAGTCCACCGAGATCGCGGGGATTGCCGGCAAGAAAAACTTTGTGATGATCAACATCGAAAAGAACCTGATGAATAAAGAGGTCGGCTTCGCCTTCCGTCTCTTCGGGGTCCTCGATCGTCATGGCGTGAGTTTCGAGCATTGCCCTTCCGCGATCGACAGTATGAGCGTGATCGTCGAAGCCTCGCAGCTTGAAGGCAAAACCGAGCAGGTCCTTGATGAAATTCGCAATACCCTGCGTCCTGATCGCCTGGATCTGGAGCCTCAGATCGCTTTGATTGCGGTCGTGGGTGAAGGCATGGCCAAAACCATCGGGATTGCGGCCAAGGTTTTCGTGGCTCTGCGTGATGCCGGCGTGAACGTGCGGCTGATCAATCAGGGGGCCAGCGAGTTGAATATTATCGTCGGTGTCATGCCGGATGATTATGAGAAAGCGCTGCGCGCTCTTTATGATGTCTTCGTGCCGAATTGA